From Camelus dromedarius isolate mCamDro1 chromosome X, mCamDro1.pat, whole genome shotgun sequence, one genomic window encodes:
- the NAP1L2 gene encoding nucleosome assembly protein 1-like 2 produces the protein MAESANHKELLESSQEEAGNKVMTEGPGEQPERGEDAAAGPGNDGERGEEAAAGPGEEGGKGEDAAAGSGEGGGKGEDTDEDSDPDRPKGLIGYLLDTDFVESLPVKVKYRVLALKKLQTRVANLESKFLREFHGIERKFAEMYQPLLEKRRQIINAIYEPTKEECEYKSDSEDYDDEEMDDEEKVYGNEEGLLHEYTDDDDGYEDYYDSAIEEEEDDEDDDDDDDDDDDDDVEAAEDENKEDPKGIPDFWLTVLKNVDTLTPFIKKYDEPILKLLTDIKVKLSDPGEPLSFTLEFHFKPNEYFKNELLTKTYVLKSRLAYYDPHPYRGTAVEYCTGCKIDWNEGKNVTLKTIKKKQKHRIWGTIRTVTEDFPKDSFFNFFTPQGINSNGKDGNDDFSLGHNLRTYIIPRSVLFFSGDALESQQEGIVREVNDAIYDKIIYDNWMAAIEEVKACCKNLEAIVEDIDR, from the coding sequence ATGGCCGAGTCAGCCAACCACAAGGAACTGTTAGAATCCAGTCAAGAAGAGGCTGGTAATAAGGTAATGACGGAGGGGCCTGGGGAACAGCCGGAGCGCGGTGAAGATGCCGCAGCTGGGCCTGGAAATGATGGGGAGCGCGGTGAAGAAGCCGCCGCTGGGCCtggggaagaagggggaaaaggtGAAGATGCTGCTGCTGGGTCCGGGGAAGGCGGGGGAAAAGGTGAAGATACTGATGAGGACTCAGACCCAGACCGTCCAAAAGGACTTATTGGTTATCTTTTAGATACAGACTTTGTTGAAAGTCTACCTGTGAAAGTTAAATATCGTGTGTTAGCCCTCAAAAAGCTGCAAACTAGAGTGGCCAATCTAGAATCCAAATTCCTGAGGGAATTTCATGGTATTGAAAGAAAGTTTGCTGAAATGTATCAACCTTTATTGGAAAAAAGACGTCAGATAATCAATGCAATCTATGAACCTACAAAAGAAGAATGTGAATATAAATCAGACTCTGAGGACTATGATGATGAGGAGATGGATGATGAGGAAAAGGTGTATGGTAATGAGGAGGGTCTGCTACATGAGTACACGGATGACGATGACGGTTATGAAGATTATTATGACTCTGCtattgaggaggaggaggatgacgaggatgatgatgatgatgatgatgacgatgatgacgaTGACGTCGAGGCTGCCGAAGATGAGAATAAAGAAGATCCTAAAGGAATTCCTGATTTTTGGCTGACTGTCCTAAAAAATGTTGACACACTCACTCCTTTCATTAAGAAATATGATGAGCCTATTCTGAAACTCCTGACAGATATTAAAGTGAAGCTTTCAGACCCTGGTGAGCCTCTGAGTTTCACGCTGGAATTTCACTTCAAACCAaatgaatatttcaaaaatgagctGTTGACAAAGACCTATGTGCTGAAGTCAAGGCTAGCATATTATGATCCCCATCCCTACAGGGGAACTGCAGTTGAGTATTGTACAGGCTGTAAGATAGAttggaatgaaggaaaaaatgtcaCTTTGAAAACCATCAAGAAGAAGCAGAAACACCGGATCTGGGGAACAATCCGAACTGTGACTGAAGATTTTCCCAAGGATtcattcttcaatttctttactcCTCAGGGAATCAACTCAAATGGAAAGGATGGAAATGATGATTTTTCACTTGGTCACAATTTACGTACTTACATAATCCCAAGATCAGTATTATTTTTCTCAGGTGATGCACTTGAATCTCAGCAGGAGGGGATAGTTAGGGAAGTTAATGACGCAATTTATGACAAAATTATCTATGATAATTGGATGGCTGCAATTGAGGAGGTTAAAGCCTGTTGCAAAAATCTTGAGGCAATAGTAGAAGACATTGATCGCTAA